In Erinaceus europaeus chromosome 10, mEriEur2.1, whole genome shotgun sequence, one DNA window encodes the following:
- the FNDC10 gene encoding fibronectin type III domain-containing protein 10 — MMRAPPLLLLLAACAPPLRAEATPTLASWEPAADAPWCPYKVLPEGPEAGGGRLCFRSPARGFHCQAPGCAAHASASRSLRASVLRNRSVLLQWRLAPAAARGVRAFALNCSWRGAYTRFPCERVLLGASCRDYLLPDVHDGVRYRLCLQPLPLRVQPAAPSPEPAGPAECVEFAAEPAGMREIVVAMTAVGGSICVMLVVICLLVAYITENLMHPAFGRPGGLRRQP, encoded by the coding sequence ATGATGCGCGCCCCGCcgctactgctgctgctggccGCCTGCGCGCCTCCGCTCCGCGCCGAGGCCACCCCGACGCTGGCGAGCTGGGAGCCGGCGGCCGATGCGCCCTGGTGCCCATACAAGGTGCTGCCCGAAGGCCCGGAGGCGGGCGGCGGGCGCCTGTGTTTCCGCAGCCCCGCACGCGGCTTCCACTGCCAGGCGCCCGGCTGCGCGGCGCACGCCTCGGCCAGCCGCTCGCTGCGCGCCAGCGTGCTGCGCAATCGCAGTGTGCTGCTGCAGTGGCGCCTGGCGCCCGCCGCCGCGCGGGGCGTGCGCGCCTTTGCGCTCAATTGCTCGTGGCGCGGGGCCTACACGCGCTTCCCCTGTGAACGCGTGCTGCTCGGCGCCTCCTGCCGTGACTACCTGCTGCCCGACGTGCACGACGGCGTGCGCTACCGCCTGTGCCTGCAGCCGCTACCGCTGCGCGTCCAGCCCGCCGCCCCCTCCCCGGAGCCTGCGGGGCCTGCTGAGTGCGTGGAGTTCGCCGCTGAGCCGGCCGGCATGCGGGAAATCGTGGTGGCCATGACGGCGGTGGGCGGCTCCATCTGTGTCATGCTGGTGGTTATCTGCCTGCTGGTGGCCTACATTACGGAGAACCTCATGCACCCGGCCTTCGGGCGCCCGGGGGGGCTGAGAAGGCAGCCCTGA